A stretch of Leucobacter aridicollis DNA encodes these proteins:
- a CDS encoding polysaccharide pyruvyl transferase family protein, protein MSIRSRELVYLGWQGEGNFGDELIYDYWRAALGRKLDVKAPLILRKYLMRRAPRFLADRAKLLGRDRAILLGGGTTIGFAAWANHTRLAQRMFGAHHVFSAGAGIAAADDSFTLRTQPQDWNAWRANSGLRTLGIRGPLSQREFAREIGWAPVVGDPALAYPDVVRLSPITRPVIGLSLGSEGSSRFSVAAVAAAVRSAADILGYGIVLFQMTDADAPVNAELAVHLGPVEVVEFDGDVVQMMNRIAGCAAFVSERLHGTIAAVAAGVPATPLPYASKCDDFWLSVADERPRLTATSSSEEMTAEILRSMEPAVRSGIAARTAAYRAAHATLAQELREWLAGGTSEPGASSAATQGERE, encoded by the coding sequence ATGAGCATTCGATCCCGCGAGCTTGTCTATCTCGGCTGGCAAGGCGAGGGAAACTTCGGAGACGAACTCATTTATGACTACTGGCGGGCGGCGCTCGGCCGAAAGCTAGACGTGAAGGCTCCCCTCATTCTGCGGAAGTACCTCATGCGCCGCGCGCCGCGCTTTCTCGCCGACCGCGCGAAGCTTCTAGGCCGCGACCGCGCGATCCTGCTCGGCGGCGGCACCACCATCGGGTTTGCTGCGTGGGCCAACCACACGAGACTTGCCCAACGTATGTTTGGGGCGCACCACGTCTTCTCTGCGGGCGCGGGAATCGCAGCTGCGGATGACAGTTTCACACTCCGCACCCAGCCACAAGACTGGAACGCGTGGCGCGCGAACAGTGGGCTACGCACACTTGGAATCCGCGGTCCATTGTCTCAGCGCGAGTTCGCCCGTGAGATCGGCTGGGCCCCCGTTGTGGGCGATCCGGCCTTGGCTTACCCGGACGTCGTGAGGCTGAGCCCGATCACGCGGCCCGTAATCGGGCTCAGCCTCGGCTCCGAAGGCTCAAGCCGCTTCTCTGTCGCTGCCGTTGCGGCGGCAGTCCGCTCCGCAGCCGACATCCTCGGGTACGGCATCGTGCTCTTCCAGATGACCGACGCCGATGCCCCCGTGAACGCAGAGCTTGCCGTTCATCTTGGGCCCGTCGAGGTGGTCGAGTTCGATGGCGATGTGGTCCAGATGATGAACCGAATCGCGGGCTGCGCCGCCTTCGTCTCGGAGCGGCTGCATGGCACGATAGCGGCGGTCGCGGCCGGCGTGCCGGCGACACCTCTGCCGTATGCAAGCAAGTGTGACGACTTTTGGCTCAGTGTTGCTGATGAGCGGCCCCGGCTCACCGCCACCAGCAGCAGCGAGGAGATGACCGCGGAGATTCTGCGAAGCATGGAACCCGCGGTTCGAAGTGGCATTGCGGCCCGCACAGCTGCCTACCGCGCGGCGCACGCGACGCTAGCGCAAGAGCTGCGTGAGTGGCTCGCAGGAGGCACCTCGGAACCAGGCGCGAGCTCAGCAGCCACCCAGGGGGAACGCGAATGA
- a CDS encoding lipopolysaccharide biosynthesis protein, translated as MRTLESSAELGRAALRGGLVTAGSTALRFLMQFGTVVVVARILGPAEYGFAAVMLVFVTLAEVLRGSGLATAVLQRTDLNPQIASRVHYISACISAVIATLFLVLVAPLGQALSEPRLPRYAPLIAAVLLLAGMTAVPQALLARSLRFTLIAGVELLASATGCATAIALATAGFGAGSLAWQAATVALFTFIGMQCLGGWWPGRPSSRASSSPYVRFGLNMAATQTTRYLSQNLDRVLLSATSGALATGLYSQAMQLVQLPLGQLSAPLQRVVLPILSRLVHDPKDYAAFFRRALHVFVLALWPTMAILVVVAPDLVSLVFGSAWRGSGDTMRLLSGIGFAAPLVFGTSWVLVSNGRVSAQTKLVLAVALATIVAIIMGAKHGATGVALAVSISAVVGVAPALLLAVRNSSLCYSDVFTPLIWPSVIAATAGATTAVTQFFGLPPTTLLALSISVGLGTTALMCALIRPVRSELLSWRPALRGRSPREATTPAADPTRTTPTPSPQQEVSP; from the coding sequence ATGAGAACTCTCGAGTCGTCGGCCGAGCTCGGCCGAGCCGCGTTGAGGGGCGGCCTGGTGACCGCGGGCTCCACTGCGCTGCGATTTCTTATGCAATTCGGCACAGTAGTAGTCGTTGCCCGCATCCTCGGGCCTGCCGAATATGGCTTCGCCGCGGTCATGCTCGTCTTCGTGACTCTCGCGGAGGTGCTGCGCGGTTCCGGGCTCGCGACGGCTGTGCTGCAACGCACCGACTTGAATCCCCAGATTGCAAGCCGTGTGCACTACATCAGTGCATGCATCAGCGCCGTTATTGCGACGCTCTTTCTCGTGCTCGTAGCCCCGCTGGGGCAGGCGCTGTCAGAACCCCGTCTGCCAAGGTACGCACCCCTCATCGCGGCCGTTCTGCTGCTTGCGGGCATGACCGCCGTGCCTCAGGCGCTCCTCGCCAGATCGCTGCGCTTTACGCTCATCGCTGGAGTGGAGCTCCTCGCCTCGGCCACCGGCTGCGCAACGGCAATCGCGCTCGCAACAGCTGGATTCGGGGCGGGCAGCCTCGCCTGGCAGGCAGCGACGGTTGCACTCTTCACCTTCATCGGCATGCAATGCCTGGGCGGATGGTGGCCAGGAAGGCCGTCATCCCGAGCATCTTCCAGTCCCTATGTAAGGTTCGGCCTCAATATGGCAGCGACCCAGACCACGCGCTACCTTTCCCAGAACCTCGACCGGGTGTTACTGTCCGCGACAAGTGGCGCGCTCGCCACCGGGCTGTATTCGCAGGCTATGCAGCTCGTCCAGCTGCCACTCGGCCAGCTCAGCGCCCCCCTGCAGCGTGTGGTGCTCCCAATCCTCAGCCGGCTCGTTCATGATCCCAAAGATTACGCGGCCTTCTTTCGGCGTGCCCTTCACGTCTTTGTGCTCGCGCTCTGGCCCACGATGGCGATCCTCGTCGTGGTCGCACCGGATCTTGTTTCGCTGGTCTTTGGGTCGGCCTGGCGGGGATCCGGCGACACCATGCGCCTCTTGTCGGGTATCGGATTCGCCGCCCCACTCGTTTTCGGAACCTCGTGGGTTCTTGTGTCCAACGGCCGGGTTAGCGCCCAGACGAAGTTGGTTCTCGCGGTAGCACTGGCGACGATTGTCGCAATCATCATGGGAGCGAAGCACGGCGCAACTGGCGTCGCCCTCGCCGTAAGCATCTCTGCAGTCGTTGGCGTTGCACCAGCTCTCCTCCTGGCGGTGCGGAACTCGTCCCTTTGCTACAGCGATGTCTTCACACCGCTCATATGGCCGTCCGTAATCGCCGCTACGGCCGGCGCAACAACCGCAGTCACGCAATTCTTCGGGCTCCCGCCAACGACCCTCCTGGCGCTCAGCATTTCAGTTGGCCTCGGGACGACCGCGCTCATGTGCGCGCTAATCCGCCCGGTGAGGTCCGAGCTACTGTCTTGGCGTCCAGCGCTTCGCGGACGCTCGCCGCGCGAAGCCACGACGCCTGCGGCCGACCCCACGCGCACTACCCCAACCCCGTCACCCCAACAGGAGGTCTCCCCATGA
- a CDS encoding polysaccharide biosynthesis tyrosine autokinase has protein sequence MTLATGDRVLGAVSEALDIPVVQLRGQVSAENPAKTVLIDVRATSPDGGESARIANAVADELVGLVASVENGEQEGASLAPVSLTHVQEATVPHHPYSPNLSRNIMLGVVGGALLGFSTALLRDRFDTRLRGRDDIAAVTQASVLGEFSSEAASGQDLILKDLASYSGRTEAYRQLRTHLQFMNVDGGVRSILVSSSIPAEGKSTTAANLAITLAEGGVRVLLIDADLRRPKIDSLLGLERTVGLTTVLTGRIGLADAVQPAGPNSSLVVLTSGTVPPNPSELLASAAMERLLHAAQESFDVVIVDSPPLVGVSDPAGLSTLVSGVLLVTSADGRLRREQLTYALEQLSLVRAKLFGLVLNRAEVERRKGYYEYGYEIAEPPKHLGRGRRRAARV, from the coding sequence GTGACACTCGCGACAGGAGACCGGGTGTTGGGCGCGGTAAGCGAAGCCCTCGACATACCGGTCGTCCAGCTCCGTGGACAAGTGAGCGCAGAGAATCCTGCAAAGACGGTCCTTATTGATGTGCGCGCAACAAGCCCGGACGGGGGAGAATCTGCTCGGATTGCGAACGCGGTCGCCGATGAGCTCGTCGGTCTGGTTGCTTCGGTTGAGAACGGTGAGCAGGAAGGCGCGTCGCTAGCGCCTGTCTCGCTTACGCACGTTCAGGAAGCAACGGTGCCGCACCACCCCTACTCCCCGAATCTCAGTAGGAACATAATGCTGGGAGTGGTCGGGGGTGCACTTCTGGGGTTCTCGACGGCGCTCCTCCGAGATCGTTTCGACACCCGGCTCCGAGGGCGTGACGATATCGCTGCAGTGACCCAGGCAAGCGTGCTTGGCGAGTTCTCCTCGGAGGCCGCCAGCGGGCAAGACTTAATCCTCAAGGATCTTGCGAGCTACAGCGGCCGTACCGAGGCCTATAGGCAGCTCCGAACACATCTCCAATTCATGAACGTTGACGGGGGTGTTCGATCGATCCTGGTCTCGTCGTCGATTCCGGCTGAGGGAAAGAGCACGACCGCGGCGAATCTCGCGATCACGCTCGCAGAAGGAGGAGTGCGCGTGCTCCTCATCGACGCGGACCTTCGGCGACCAAAGATAGACAGCTTGTTGGGGCTCGAGCGCACTGTTGGCCTCACCACGGTGCTGACGGGGAGAATCGGGCTCGCCGACGCCGTGCAACCTGCGGGCCCCAACTCATCGCTTGTCGTGCTGACTTCGGGAACCGTGCCGCCGAACCCGAGCGAACTCCTGGCCTCAGCAGCGATGGAACGGTTGCTGCATGCAGCACAGGAATCGTTCGATGTCGTGATTGTTGACAGTCCCCCACTAGTCGGCGTGAGTGACCCGGCCGGCCTCTCGACGCTCGTGAGCGGGGTGCTGCTGGTCACGAGCGCGGATGGCAGGTTGCGCCGCGAACAATTGACGTATGCGCTCGAGCAGTTGTCTCTCGTGCGAGCGAAACTGTTTGGTCTTGTGCTCAATCGAGCAGAGGTCGAGCGCCGGAAGGGCTACTACGAGTACGGCTATGAGATTGCGGAACCGCCGAAGCATCTGGGGCGGGGGCGACGTCGGGCAGCGCGAGTCTAG
- a CDS encoding low molecular weight phosphotyrosine protein phosphatase, whose product MSSDQILIVCTANVCRSPFVEAVLRGRFSMGANPDMIVESAGTRARPGEPMAHGSAAMLREMGIAPDPGFAARQLSPAMIASADVILTMTREHRGQVLDLVPAALRKVLTLKELARFAPSPTTDAAPAWPEAAAGAIAERGNHREIANSLELDLADPFGQDREAFERMQRDVVGIVAQLRERRLLP is encoded by the coding sequence ATGAGCAGTGATCAAATACTTATCGTCTGCACGGCGAATGTTTGCAGGTCCCCGTTCGTTGAAGCAGTCTTGCGCGGAAGGTTCAGCATGGGAGCGAACCCCGACATGATAGTTGAGAGTGCCGGAACCCGTGCTCGACCCGGCGAGCCGATGGCCCATGGGAGTGCTGCCATGCTTCGCGAGATGGGCATAGCGCCGGACCCGGGCTTTGCCGCGAGACAGCTGAGCCCGGCCATGATCGCTAGCGCAGACGTCATTTTGACGATGACCCGCGAACACCGAGGCCAGGTGCTTGACCTTGTGCCAGCCGCACTTCGGAAGGTGCTGACGCTCAAGGAGCTCGCGCGGTTTGCGCCATCGCCGACAACGGACGCAGCGCCGGCTTGGCCTGAGGCCGCGGCCGGAGCAATCGCGGAACGCGGTAACCATCGAGAGATCGCTAATTCTCTCGAGCTCGACTTGGCCGACCCGTTTGGGCAGGATAGGGAGGCATTCGAGCGGATGCAGCGGGACGTGGTGGGCATAGTCGCGCAACTGAGAGAGAGACGATTGCTTCCTTAA
- a CDS encoding GntR family transcriptional regulator, which produces MTHARVLLRDTVRDRIRNAIMDGTLAPGEKLNDKELQDWLGVSRTPIRDAINELARMGLVEMEPNRFTRVASPTQEDTLASLQTLGVLYSGALRLALPVLDDETVGRIASRIDLIAQAATTDDSAAIRELAFPTFEMFVAACGNQPLIRLCRESTDGLAYAVQSQRIVDQFDGETANKVMARLAENIRARDVEAATSSLEEAFMLHLPVGAHAQ; this is translated from the coding sequence ATGACTCACGCCCGCGTGCTGCTGCGTGATACCGTGCGCGACCGCATTCGAAACGCGATCATGGACGGGACGCTTGCGCCCGGCGAGAAGCTCAACGACAAAGAACTCCAAGACTGGCTTGGTGTGTCACGCACCCCAATTCGCGACGCGATCAATGAGCTCGCGAGGATGGGCCTCGTCGAGATGGAACCCAACCGCTTCACGCGCGTCGCGAGCCCGACCCAAGAGGACACCCTGGCGTCGCTTCAGACTCTTGGGGTTCTCTACTCGGGGGCACTTCGCTTGGCGTTGCCCGTGCTCGATGACGAGACCGTTGGCAGGATAGCGAGCCGCATTGACCTCATCGCCCAGGCCGCGACCACCGACGACAGTGCCGCAATTCGAGAGCTCGCGTTCCCCACATTTGAGATGTTTGTGGCAGCCTGCGGGAACCAGCCGCTCATCAGGCTCTGCAGGGAGTCGACTGATGGGCTGGCATATGCCGTGCAATCGCAGAGAATCGTGGATCAGTTTGATGGTGAGACCGCGAATAAGGTTATGGCCCGACTAGCAGAGAACATTCGCGCGCGTGACGTCGAAGCGGCGACAAGTTCGCTTGAGGAAGCGTTTATGCTGCATCTCCCGGTTGGCGCGCACGCTCAGTAA
- a CDS encoding glycosyltransferase, with product MHTIALFSQSAQLSGAELFLARIAAGFNRVNPIVILGEDGPLRSIVEASGIKTFVLPGGTLGSVAGRLRCCRHLAALLRSSGAAVLYTHSAKAHVLGGIAGRLARIPVVFHAHDLLGPPARGLLGSAFMRFCFAMLPNRRFANSTLTRASAGTVARRQWSVFPCPVPDELLAEPCVSAENAANYRRARLLVLGRITAWKGQEIALRALEHLVDAGHDVELHIVGSPQFPGDGKYELRLHALAANPKIAARVHFRGHSEDPASALRDADIALHTSLRPEPFGQVIVEAMAAGTPIVAASNAGAIEWLTPGSDCTTYTMGDARGLARQVSHLLAQPDEARRIAKNARLTAESLSVKEIGPRIENELIVAAGPSA from the coding sequence ATGCACACCATCGCGCTGTTTTCCCAAAGCGCTCAACTCTCGGGAGCTGAACTCTTCCTCGCCCGAATCGCAGCGGGTTTCAACCGGGTCAACCCAATCGTTATCCTCGGGGAGGACGGCCCCCTACGCTCAATCGTCGAGGCCTCCGGCATCAAGACTTTCGTCCTCCCAGGGGGGACCCTCGGCTCCGTAGCGGGGCGGCTCCGTTGTTGCCGCCACCTCGCAGCACTCCTCCGCTCATCGGGCGCCGCCGTGCTGTACACGCACTCCGCGAAGGCACACGTGCTCGGCGGCATCGCTGGTCGCCTAGCACGAATCCCCGTAGTCTTTCACGCGCACGATCTCCTTGGACCCCCCGCACGGGGGCTGCTCGGTTCGGCGTTCATGCGATTCTGCTTCGCAATGCTGCCGAACCGCAGATTCGCAAACTCAACGTTAACGAGGGCATCGGCGGGCACTGTAGCCCGGCGTCAGTGGTCTGTTTTCCCTTGTCCAGTCCCGGACGAACTACTCGCGGAGCCATGCGTCTCAGCAGAGAACGCAGCGAACTATCGGCGAGCTCGCTTACTCGTGCTTGGTCGCATCACTGCTTGGAAAGGACAAGAGATTGCTCTCAGGGCGCTTGAGCACTTAGTCGACGCGGGACACGACGTTGAACTTCACATCGTGGGATCGCCTCAATTCCCTGGAGACGGCAAGTACGAACTCAGGCTCCACGCCCTTGCGGCCAACCCCAAGATCGCTGCCCGCGTACACTTTCGTGGCCACAGCGAAGACCCCGCCTCGGCTTTGCGGGACGCCGACATCGCACTTCACACGAGTCTCCGGCCTGAGCCCTTCGGTCAGGTCATTGTTGAAGCGATGGCAGCCGGGACCCCCATCGTTGCCGCATCAAATGCCGGCGCAATCGAATGGTTGACACCGGGCTCCGACTGCACGACCTACACCATGGGTGACGCCCGGGGCCTCGCTCGCCAAGTCAGCCACCTACTCGCGCAGCCCGACGAGGCTCGACGCATCGCCAAGAATGCCAGGCTCACGGCCGAGTCGCTTTCCGTGAAGGAGATCGGGCCACGGATCGAGAACGAACTCATTGTGGCAGCGGGCCCCAGCGCCTAA
- a CDS encoding Ig-like domain-containing protein, translating to MIAGEQDIEISLALSRITADFSFSHANSAQGTITGTGEPGATIEVTRAGSLIASAEVSWNGNFSVRTPAPNKGGVDKIDVLQRSQGTVGPNTVQLTPDYGEPVSITSPADGTVTSDGTILLEGRGVPGGDLTLSNTTGGGEVASTVVSASGSWSVDVADLPSGAVEVEASVRGRGDNVTSAKVTIHREDAPVEALEVLTPAEGETVPSGTVTFTGTANAGAKVQLVSNQAGAILGEGTADATGNWTADVNRELGVGDYKIIVRNGSTDVIRSFTVKKPVVETLKLTAPAENSVVAPGTVTFTGTANAGAKVQLVSNQSGAILGEGTADATGNWTADVNRELGVGDYKIIVRNGSTDVIRSFTVKKPVVETLKVTAPAENSVVAPGTVTFTGTANAGAKVQLVSNQAGAILGEGTADATGNWTADVNRELGVGDYKIIVRNGSTDVIRSFTVKKPVVETLKVTAPAENSVVAPGTVTFTGTANAGAKVQLVSNQAGAILGEGTADATGNWTADVNRELGVGDYKIIVRNGSTDVIRSFTVKKPVVETLKVTAPAENSVVAPGTVTFTGTANAGAKVQLVSNQSGNELGSAVAAADGTWSADVNRDLQAGTYIIVVKNGALQLDRAFTVK from the coding sequence TTGATCGCAGGCGAGCAGGACATTGAGATCTCCTTGGCCCTCTCGCGCATCACGGCAGACTTCTCCTTCTCCCACGCGAACTCGGCGCAGGGGACCATCACGGGCACCGGAGAGCCAGGGGCGACAATCGAGGTAACCCGCGCTGGAAGTTTGATCGCTTCGGCAGAAGTATCGTGGAACGGCAACTTTAGCGTCAGGACCCCCGCGCCCAACAAGGGCGGAGTCGACAAAATAGACGTCCTCCAACGAAGCCAAGGAACCGTCGGGCCAAACACTGTGCAGCTCACCCCGGATTATGGTGAGCCGGTCTCGATTACGTCGCCCGCAGACGGCACGGTTACCTCGGACGGCACTATTCTCTTAGAGGGGCGTGGTGTGCCCGGTGGCGACCTGACACTGAGCAACACGACGGGCGGCGGAGAGGTTGCCTCCACGGTCGTATCCGCGTCCGGATCGTGGTCCGTTGATGTTGCCGACTTGCCCAGTGGGGCAGTAGAGGTGGAGGCTAGCGTCCGCGGCCGTGGTGATAATGTTACTTCGGCCAAGGTAACGATCCACCGAGAGGACGCCCCAGTCGAGGCACTGGAGGTACTTACCCCCGCAGAAGGTGAGACGGTTCCGTCCGGCACCGTCACCTTCACCGGCACGGCAAACGCGGGCGCAAAGGTCCAGCTCGTATCGAACCAGGCCGGCGCGATCCTCGGCGAGGGCACTGCAGACGCCACCGGCAACTGGACCGCCGACGTCAACCGTGAGCTCGGCGTAGGCGACTACAAGATCATCGTCCGAAACGGCTCAACCGACGTCATTCGCAGCTTCACCGTGAAGAAGCCCGTCGTTGAGACGCTCAAGCTCACAGCGCCAGCTGAGAACTCTGTCGTCGCTCCCGGCACCGTCACCTTCACCGGCACGGCAAACGCGGGCGCAAAGGTCCAGCTCGTATCGAACCAGTCCGGCGCGATCCTCGGCGAGGGCACTGCAGACGCCACCGGCAACTGGACCGCCGACGTCAACCGTGAGCTCGGCGTAGGCGACTACAAGATCATCGTCCGAAACGGCTCAACCGACGTCATTCGCAGCTTCACCGTGAAGAAGCCCGTCGTTGAGACGCTCAAGGTCACAGCGCCAGCTGAGAACTCTGTCGTCGCTCCCGGCACCGTCACCTTCACCGGCACGGCAAACGCGGGCGCAAAGGTCCAGCTCGTATCGAACCAGGCCGGCGCGATCCTCGGCGAGGGCACTGCAGACGCCACCGGCAACTGGACCGCCGACGTCAACCGTGAGCTCGGCGTAGGCGACTACAAGATCATCGTCCGAAACGGCTCAACCGACGTCATTCGCAGCTTCACCGTGAAGAAGCCCGTCGTTGAGACGCTCAAGGTCACAGCGCCAGCTGAGAACTCTGTCGTCGCTCCCGGCACCGTCACCTTCACCGGCACGGCAAACGCGGGCGCAAAGGTCCAGCTCGTATCGAACCAGGCCGGCGCGATCCTCGGCGAGGGCACTGCAGACGCCACCGGCAACTGGACCGCCGACGTCAACCGTGAGCTCGGCGTAGGCGACTACAAGATCATCGTCCGAAACGGCTCAACCGACGTCATTCGCAGCTTCACCGTGAAGAAGCCCGTCGTTGAGACGCTCAAGGTCACAGCGCCAGCTGAGAACTCTGTCGTCGCTCCCGGCACCGTCACCTTCACCGGCACGGCAAACGCGGGCGCAAAGGTCCAGCTCGTATCGAACCAGTCCGGCAATGAGCTCGGCTCCGCTGTGGCTGCGGCCGACGGAACTTGGTCTGCAGACGTGAATCGAGATCTCCAGGCGGGAACCTACATCATCGTTGTGAAGAATGGCGCTCTCCAGCTCGATCGCGCGTTCACCGTGAAGTAG
- a CDS encoding CDGSH iron-sulfur domain-containing protein, with amino-acid sequence MTDETASVTPYPDGPLIVRGDVVLLTPAGEEISKGRETVALCRCGLSLIKPFCDGSHKTAGFRTDDRDS; translated from the coding sequence ATGACCGACGAGACAGCCAGCGTGACGCCCTATCCCGACGGGCCGCTCATCGTGCGAGGAGACGTTGTGCTGCTGACCCCAGCGGGAGAGGAGATCTCGAAGGGCCGCGAGACCGTCGCTCTCTGCCGCTGCGGGCTTTCCCTCATCAAGCCGTTCTGCGATGGCAGCCACAAGACGGCCGGGTTCCGCACGGACGACCGCGACAGCTAA